The Echinicola rosea genome has a segment encoding these proteins:
- a CDS encoding OmpA family protein, producing the protein MKVTEKLKSTILKASTVPVLAFCAFTPSFGQGIYALKQVNTPYDEQQPVLSSREELFLSVAFHPDNTGGSRDYGDVWYSKKDDFNQWQEAKPVASLSTTGYDLFIGFPDDNTALVYHDGKKKPHGIHLYRRTGETDWKYEYQLDFGSFKNNGKTFSARLHPSGEILIMSMNTYGTFGNEDIYVSFKQSEGKWSVPKNIGADVNSYEQEMTPFLSDDKQVLYFSSNGHGTGEGRDIYYSQRIDDSWERWTAPKMLKDDINSRGVELSYFIDPNSPYTAFVTTTQNSEGYGDILMRRKEEIVLEEIAPAANERFLAASFPVSENSPASEANTAEVNLGTSIASSAPKEAAIAEEESNATSMPAKEQAQVAEEVPAEPVEPQKVKEGLAEKSVISPVDEKEAIAETPLLNSKIKVSALDKNTNAEIPFKVTFKNANGDKVGVEEGLKGAHELPLRERAIKVTISSENYLPETILVNDLREKELVMLTPADKGTSLVLQEVLFMKGTADLADQNSLTYIDQLVDFMKENPSKKIRLEGHTDNVGNAALNKQLSMERASAIRDYMVDHGIQFERIMLRGMGGSEPIADNGSTEGREKNRRVEMVILD; encoded by the coding sequence ATGAAGGTAACAGAAAAACTAAAATCAACAATTCTAAAAGCAAGCACGGTTCCGGTGCTTGCTTTTTGTGCATTTACACCGTCTTTTGGCCAAGGGATCTATGCCCTCAAGCAGGTCAATACCCCATACGATGAGCAGCAGCCCGTGCTTTCCTCAAGGGAAGAGCTGTTTCTCAGCGTGGCTTTCCACCCTGACAATACTGGTGGCAGCAGGGATTATGGGGATGTCTGGTACAGCAAAAAAGATGATTTTAACCAATGGCAAGAAGCCAAGCCTGTGGCCAGCTTGAGTACGACAGGCTACGACTTGTTTATTGGGTTTCCAGATGATAACACGGCATTGGTGTACCATGATGGAAAGAAGAAACCCCATGGTATCCACCTGTACCGCCGAACAGGTGAAACGGATTGGAAATATGAATACCAGTTGGATTTTGGAAGTTTTAAAAACAATGGAAAGACTTTTAGCGCTCGCTTGCATCCGTCCGGCGAAATCCTCATCATGTCCATGAATACCTATGGGACTTTTGGTAATGAGGATATCTATGTAAGTTTCAAACAGTCTGAAGGGAAATGGTCAGTACCAAAGAACATTGGTGCTGATGTAAACAGCTATGAGCAGGAGATGACGCCTTTTTTGTCCGACGACAAGCAAGTGCTCTATTTTTCTTCCAACGGTCATGGGACCGGAGAGGGCAGGGACATTTATTATTCCCAGCGGATTGATGATTCTTGGGAAAGGTGGACTGCCCCCAAAATGCTTAAAGACGATATCAATTCCAGAGGGGTAGAGCTCTCGTATTTTATCGACCCTAACAGCCCCTATACGGCTTTTGTCACGACTACCCAAAACAGTGAAGGCTATGGAGATATCCTGATGAGAAGAAAAGAGGAAATTGTGCTGGAGGAAATTGCACCTGCTGCAAACGAGCGTTTTTTGGCCGCTAGTTTCCCCGTCAGCGAGAATAGTCCGGCTTCAGAAGCCAACACAGCTGAGGTAAATTTGGGAACATCCATTGCCTCTTCGGCACCTAAAGAGGCTGCTATTGCTGAGGAGGAAAGTAATGCTACATCCATGCCTGCTAAGGAGCAGGCACAAGTGGCTGAAGAAGTGCCAGCGGAGCCTGTGGAGCCACAAAAAGTAAAAGAAGGTTTGGCGGAGAAATCGGTAATATCACCGGTGGACGAGAAGGAAGCGATAGCAGAAACACCCCTCCTCAATTCCAAGATCAAGGTTAGTGCATTGGATAAAAATACCAATGCTGAGATTCCTTTTAAGGTGACGTTCAAGAACGCAAATGGAGATAAAGTAGGTGTCGAGGAAGGGCTAAAAGGAGCCCACGAGCTCCCCCTCCGGGAAAGGGCCATAAAAGTGACCATATCGTCCGAAAACTACCTTCCTGAGACGATCTTGGTGAATGATTTACGAGAAAAAGAGTTGGTGATGCTCACGCCAGCAGATAAAGGGACAAGTTTGGTTTTGCAAGAGGTTTTGTTTATGAAAGGAACAGCCGATCTGGCTGACCAAAACTCCTTGACCTATATTGATCAACTGGTGGATTTTATGAAGGAGAACCCCTCCAAGAAGATCAGACTGGAAGGTCATACCGATAATGTAGGCAATGCAGCCCTAAACAAGCAACTTTCTATGGAGCGGGCCAGTGCGATCAGGGATTATATGGTGGACCATGGGATCCAATTTGAGCGCATCATGCTTCGTGGAATGGGGGGGAGTGAGCCTATTGCAGATAATGGCTCCACCGAAGGAAGGGAAAAAAACAGGCGAGTGGAAATGGTTATATTAGATTGA
- a CDS encoding phage holin family protein — translation MSDKRNSWGNILVQLVVAGLAVIITGYLLPGVYVEDFWIAVVIAAVISLLNYTIKPILIILTIPITIVTLGLFLLVINALIILFAAEIIPGFVVDGFWWALLFSFILSIINALFGVSLFDSEK, via the coding sequence ATGAGTGATAAACGCAATAGCTGGGGTAATATCCTCGTCCAGTTAGTTGTGGCTGGTTTGGCTGTCATTATTACGGGATATCTTTTGCCAGGGGTTTATGTAGAAGATTTCTGGATCGCGGTGGTCATTGCTGCGGTCATCAGTTTGTTGAATTATACCATAAAACCTATATTGATCATTTTGACCATTCCGATCACGATTGTGACATTGGGCTTGTTTTTGCTAGTAATTAATGCACTGATTATTTTGTTTGCTGCAGAAATCATCCCTGGGTTTGTCGTGGATGGATTTTGGTGGGCATTATTGTTCAGTTTTATTTTATCAATCATCAATGCCCTCTTTGGCGTTTCGTTGTTTGATAGCGAGAAGTAG
- a CDS encoding OmpH family outer membrane protein, which yields MKNISKALGILGMAAILFTACNQGNQTNSTSNEGSNGGTVDLSELKIAYINTDSVINNYQFFKDKSDEISEKGKRYESELANRAKGFEQEVANFQQSAQNMTPNQSRAKQEDLMKKEQNLMTYRNNLMQELSADETELYNKVYDKIQVFMKGYAEENGLEMVLSYTRGGGVWYAHDAMDVTKDVTKGLNEAYKSGDTAVPAKADKDSTAAGE from the coding sequence GTGAAAAACATTAGCAAAGCATTAGGCATTTTGGGAATGGCTGCAATTCTTTTTACGGCCTGTAACCAAGGAAACCAAACTAACTCTACAAGTAACGAAGGATCAAATGGTGGTACGGTCGATTTGAGCGAATTGAAAATTGCTTATATCAATACCGACAGTGTGATTAATAACTACCAGTTTTTTAAGGACAAATCAGATGAGATTTCTGAAAAGGGCAAGCGCTACGAGAGTGAGCTGGCCAATCGTGCCAAGGGGTTTGAGCAGGAAGTGGCCAATTTTCAGCAATCTGCGCAAAACATGACTCCTAACCAATCCAGGGCCAAACAAGAGGACTTGATGAAAAAGGAGCAAAATCTCATGACGTACAGAAATAACTTGATGCAAGAACTCTCTGCTGATGAAACGGAGCTCTACAATAAGGTATATGACAAGATTCAGGTGTTCATGAAAGGCTATGCAGAAGAAAATGGCCTGGAAATGGTGTTGAGTTATACCAGGGGCGGAGGCGTATGGTATGCACACGATGCCATGGATGTGACCAAGGACGTCACCAAGGGACTTAATGAGGCTTATAAGTCCGGCGATACTGCTGTACCGGCAAAAGCTGACAAAGACAGTACTGCAGCAGGTGAATGA
- a CDS encoding deoxyhypusine synthase family protein, whose amino-acid sequence MKITAFLKHHYRHFNAAALIDAAEGYKAHLDNNGKMMVTLAGAMSTAELGISLAEMIREDKVHIITCTGANLEEDVFNLVAHDYYERVPHYRHLSPEEEQDLLDRHMNRVTDTCIPEMEAMRRIEDVILEEWVKADRAGESYFPHEFFYKILLSGKLEEHYQIDPKNSWLLEAAKKNLPIIVPGWEDSTLGNMFAGHVITGDVKNVHTVKTGIQYMMYLAEWYTENAKEESTVGFFQVGGGIAGDFPICVVPMLHQDLQRENVPLWGYFCQISDSTTSYGSYSGAVPNEKITWGKLGIDTPKYIIESDATIVAPLVFAIVLDQ is encoded by the coding sequence ATGAAAATAACAGCATTTCTCAAACACCATTACAGACATTTTAATGCTGCCGCTTTGATTGACGCGGCAGAAGGCTACAAGGCCCACTTGGACAACAACGGAAAAATGATGGTCACCCTTGCGGGTGCCATGTCCACAGCAGAATTGGGCATTTCACTGGCAGAAATGATCCGGGAGGACAAGGTGCATATCATCACCTGTACCGGAGCCAACCTCGAAGAAGATGTTTTTAACCTAGTGGCGCACGATTATTATGAAAGAGTACCACATTATCGGCATCTTTCACCAGAAGAGGAACAGGATTTGCTAGACAGGCATATGAACAGGGTCACGGATACCTGTATTCCAGAGATGGAAGCGATGAGAAGAATAGAAGATGTCATCTTGGAGGAATGGGTAAAAGCCGATCGTGCCGGCGAAAGCTACTTTCCCCATGAGTTTTTCTACAAAATCCTGCTTTCTGGAAAACTGGAGGAACATTATCAGATTGACCCTAAAAACAGTTGGCTGCTCGAAGCAGCCAAAAAGAACCTTCCGATCATCGTACCAGGATGGGAAGATTCTACATTGGGCAATATGTTTGCAGGACATGTGATCACCGGAGATGTGAAAAATGTCCATACCGTAAAAACCGGTATTCAGTACATGATGTATTTGGCAGAATGGTACACGGAAAATGCCAAGGAGGAGAGTACCGTTGGTTTTTTCCAAGTAGGAGGAGGCATCGCAGGGGATTTTCCCATTTGCGTGGTGCCGATGCTTCATCAGGATCTGCAACGCGAAAATGTGCCGCTTTGGGGCTATTTTTGCCAGATTTCTGACTCGACGACCTCATATGGCTCTTATTCGGGAGCGGTCCCCAATGAAAAGATCACTTGGGGAAAACTGGGGATCGACACGCCAAAATACATCATCGAATCTGATGCGACCATTGTGGCGCCATTAGTATTTGCGATTGTATTAGATCAATAA
- a CDS encoding SRPBCC family protein, whose translation MKILKTALLAILGLAVLVLIIAAFVPREMNVEKSVVINRPVEEVFDYVKMLKNQNEFSVWMTIDPKMKKSYEGVDGTVGAVTKWDSQNEEVGKGEQEITAIEANKRIDSELRFIRPYESTAQAYMITQKASAHQTKVIWGFHGESKYPMNLLQKIIGIEEILGDQLQQGLDTLKDQMEG comes from the coding sequence ATGAAAATTCTAAAGACCGCTCTTCTTGCCATCCTAGGGCTGGCTGTTTTAGTGCTCATCATCGCTGCGTTTGTCCCTCGCGAAATGAATGTGGAAAAAAGCGTGGTTATCAATCGTCCCGTTGAGGAAGTTTTTGATTATGTGAAGATGCTGAAAAACCAAAATGAGTTTTCGGTGTGGATGACGATAGATCCCAAAATGAAAAAGTCGTACGAAGGGGTGGATGGCACGGTGGGAGCCGTTACCAAATGGGACAGCCAAAACGAAGAGGTAGGCAAGGGCGAACAAGAAATCACAGCCATAGAAGCCAATAAACGGATCGATTCCGAGCTGCGCTTTATAAGGCCCTATGAATCAACCGCACAGGCATACATGATCACCCAAAAGGCTTCTGCCCATCAGACCAAGGTGATTTGGGGCTTTCATGGAGAAAGTAAATACCCAATGAACCTGCTCCAAAAAATCATTGGAATAGAAGAAATACTTGGAGATCAACTGCAGCAAGGACTGGACACGCTCAAAGACCAAATGGAAGGATGA